AATAAATTGACGAAGGAGAGATTGTTTTTCTTTGAGAGCTCTTTGATAGCGCAAGTAAGGAATTTCTTTGGTGGTGGAATGAACCCATTTGTAATTGTACAGATGCATTTGGCGGAATAAGATTTGATTGGCTGCGGCAATGGTTGTAATTTTGTCTCTCGCGCAAATACGGACCAAATATTCTTGAATCCAGCGGTAAGGACGTTCGACTTTTCCTTTGGCCTGAGGAGATAATGCGTGGATGACCTCCACCTGACAGTCGTTAATGACCTGCTTCCATTGAGGAGTGGCTTCATCAGTCATTAAATGATGTTTGTAATGAAGTTCATCACGTCCGCGGACAAAACGGAAGATAGAATGAGAGTCCACATAAATTTTTAAAGGAAGGCCGAATTTCAAGAATACCGTCTGAAGAGCTCTTATGTGGGCCCAAGCCGATTCGTTTTCAACGAGCATGGCGTAGAACATAAAGCGGCTGTAATCATCAATGGAGGTGATCAAACACCATTTGCCATCCACCCATGGAGAGAATTGATGGAATGAAGAATCGTGCTGAGTTAATTCCCCTACATGATTGGTAATAACCTCTCGGTCATGAGCCTTGTGTTTTTGGGATCGGTCGATATAAAAGCCA
Above is a genomic segment from Bacteroidota bacterium containing:
- a CDS encoding DDE-type integrase/transposase/recombinase codes for the protein MLRIERRQFFKLLKEYRDHPKEFSIEYTRQTKTRSIDPAIEKNILKELKSSQALIDKKSIPVWSYNYNFIRKDLEANENQKVSLQTIINKAKQYGFYIDRSQKHKAHDREVITNHVGELTQHDSSFHQFSPWVDGKWCLITSIDDYSRFMFYAMLVENESAWAHIRALQTVFLKFGLPLKIYVDSHSIFRFVRGRDELHYKHHLMTDEATPQWKQVINDCQVEVIHALSPQAKGKVERPYRWIQEYLVRICARDKITTIAAANQILFRQMHLYNYKWVHSTTKEIPYLRYQRALKEKQSLLRQFIIPPPFLSIKDIFCFRMDRVVDSYRTVSVNNFQLKFNNAPIRETVNLRIYPHEKSDLADVRFWYNKKLLDVQQVKTTLILPVHF